Proteins from one Candidatus Desulfovibrio trichonymphae genomic window:
- the lspA gene encoding signal peptidase II, with translation MRHRYKILGGMAVLVFVLDQASKWLIMAFIPEYRSVMVIPDLFDLVNIRNRGAAFGFLNRSDIEWQFWLFLAATVVAAWTIFALVRTARYQPWLFTCLGFVLGGALGNLADRLRFRAVVDFLDFHIGGLHWPAFNVADMSICMGAFLACLLHWRQSSAAVVSREGTVL, from the coding sequence ATGCGACATCGCTATAAAATTCTGGGCGGCATGGCCGTGCTGGTTTTTGTGCTGGATCAGGCCTCAAAGTGGCTGATTATGGCATTTATTCCGGAATACCGTTCAGTCATGGTGATTCCCGATTTGTTCGATCTGGTTAATATACGCAATCGCGGGGCCGCGTTTGGTTTTTTAAACCGCTCGGATATTGAGTGGCAATTCTGGCTTTTCTTGGCCGCCACTGTTGTGGCTGCTTGGACAATATTTGCCCTTGTCCGCACGGCGCGCTACCAGCCTTGGCTCTTCACCTGTCTGGGTTTTGTGCTCGGCGGGGCGCTGGGCAATCTTGCGGACCGCCTGCGTTTCCGGGCAGTAGTGGATTTTTTGGATTTTCATATCGGCGGCCTGCACTGGCCTGCTTTTAATGTAGCCGACATGTCCATCTGCATGGGCGCTTTTCTGGCATGTCTTCTTCACTGGCGGCAATCGTCGGCAGCCGTGGTCAGCCGGGAAGGAACAGTGCTGTGA
- the ybgF gene encoding tol-pal system protein YbgF: MKILRFFSGFTLVCVTFLLSACLQSSSAGGSLNLDQQVQQHDMQLRQLQPAQADVWSQVQAMRQELNQIKGQMDDLHNAGGVRALVDRVNRHDAALRQVENSMVLDLNLGDASMPTGSPMTPLYAPAVGIPTASTVTPSSQPQPTYGDPSLPGGAQAPSSAVWGQPSPQPIVQAPQKDISLALFDAGVNSYNARNYVEAQRSFSDFLKNYKTHNLVSEAQFYLAECQFQRNQFADAALAYDTVIKKYPSSSSTPGAYLKQGICFSKLNQGAAAKTRMQELIKKFPNSLEAARAKTFLKTNK; the protein is encoded by the coding sequence ATGAAGATCCTGCGTTTCTTCTCCGGCTTCACCTTGGTGTGCGTCACTTTTTTGTTGAGCGCCTGCCTGCAGAGTTCTTCTGCAGGCGGCAGCCTTAACCTGGACCAGCAGGTGCAGCAGCACGATATGCAGTTGCGGCAATTGCAGCCTGCACAGGCGGATGTCTGGAGCCAGGTGCAGGCCATGCGTCAGGAATTGAACCAGATTAAGGGACAAATGGACGATCTGCATAACGCGGGCGGCGTGCGCGCGCTTGTGGATCGTGTCAACCGGCACGACGCGGCATTGCGTCAGGTGGAAAACAGTATGGTGCTGGATCTCAATCTTGGTGACGCGTCGATGCCGACAGGCTCGCCCATGACGCCGCTGTACGCGCCCGCAGTGGGCATTCCTACGGCCAGCACGGTCACGCCGTCGTCCCAGCCGCAACCGACATACGGAGACCCTTCGCTTCCGGGCGGCGCGCAGGCCCCCAGCTCCGCCGTGTGGGGGCAGCCGTCGCCGCAGCCTATTGTGCAGGCACCGCAAAAAGACATATCCTTGGCCCTGTTTGACGCTGGCGTCAATTCCTATAACGCTCGCAACTATGTTGAGGCGCAGCGTTCTTTCTCTGATTTTCTGAAAAATTACAAAACGCACAATTTAGTTTCGGAAGCGCAGTTTTATCTGGCGGAATGTCAATTCCAGCGTAACCAGTTTGCCGATGCGGCGCTTGCGTATGATACAGTGATCAAAAAATACCCTTCGTCGTCATCCACGCCCGGCGCCTATTTGAAGCAGGGGATATGCTTCAGCAAGCTCAATCAGGGAGCAGCGGCCAAAACTCGTATGCAGGAATTGATCAAAAAATTCCCCAATTCTCTTGAAGCAGCGCGCGCCAAAACATTTTTGAAGACCAATAAATAA
- the mutY gene encoding A/G-specific adenine glycosylase encodes MSELQKGLLDWFAEHKRPLPWRASYTPYEVWISEIMLQQTQMERGVQYFKRWMTRFPDVRSLAAASEDEVLRLWEGLGYYSRARHILAAARHIVQEHKGRFPSDLAAIRALPGVGPYTAGAIASIAFGKKLPCVDANVERVLARILNIDTPVKQEPAASNIRETALKLVPEGKAREHNQAIMELGALVCARIPRCDRCPVSVYCISNYEGLTDKRPVPGKKIAVKPFVVATGVLLHRGRIFVQKRHIGRVWGNLWEFPGGKVNEGENAKTAVVRKFLEETGFAVYTAQEYGIIRHSYTTYKITMHCFGVELKNPPCLTDSLPPPPLLTAACAWQWADPAAIETLPMPAPHRKLAQQIFATSEQQCLN; translated from the coding sequence TTGTCAGAGCTGCAAAAGGGATTGCTTGACTGGTTTGCCGAACATAAACGACCATTGCCTTGGCGCGCCAGCTATACCCCTTACGAAGTCTGGATTTCAGAAATCATGCTCCAACAAACACAAATGGAACGCGGCGTTCAGTACTTCAAGCGCTGGATGACGCGTTTCCCCGATGTGAGAAGCCTTGCCGCGGCATCTGAAGATGAAGTGCTGCGGCTTTGGGAGGGCTTAGGCTATTATTCCCGCGCGCGACACATTCTTGCCGCTGCCCGCCACATCGTGCAAGAGCACAAGGGACGCTTTCCCTCTGATCTTGCTGCAATTCGAGCCTTGCCCGGCGTGGGCCCGTACACGGCAGGGGCTATAGCCAGCATTGCCTTTGGAAAAAAACTGCCTTGCGTGGACGCCAATGTGGAGCGTGTGCTGGCACGCATCTTGAACATTGACACTCCAGTCAAACAGGAGCCAGCTGCCTCAAATATTCGTGAGACAGCACTGAAACTCGTACCGGAGGGCAAAGCACGTGAACACAATCAGGCAATAATGGAACTTGGTGCGCTTGTTTGCGCCAGAATCCCCAGATGCGACCGCTGCCCTGTGTCTGTGTATTGCATCAGCAACTACGAAGGCCTAACGGACAAACGTCCCGTGCCCGGCAAAAAAATAGCTGTCAAACCGTTTGTTGTGGCAACAGGCGTTTTGCTGCATCGTGGCAGAATATTTGTTCAAAAGCGTCACATCGGCAGGGTTTGGGGCAATCTTTGGGAATTTCCCGGTGGCAAAGTCAACGAAGGTGAAAACGCAAAAACCGCCGTAGTGCGAAAATTTCTGGAGGAAACAGGCTTTGCGGTATACACGGCGCAGGAATATGGCATCATTCGTCACAGCTACACCACATATAAAATCACTATGCACTGTTTTGGAGTGGAGCTCAAAAATCCCCCCTGTCTGACAGACAGCCTGCCTCCCCCACCGCTGCTGACGGCAGCCTGCGCTTGGCAATGGGCCGATCCGGCAGCAATTGAAACCTTGCCCATGCCCGCGCCGCACCGCAAGCTCGCGCAGCAAATATTTGCGACAAGTGAGCAGCAATGTCTCAACTAG
- a CDS encoding peptidylprolyl isomerase, with protein MADNLTVLLETSSGDVLLELYPDKTPKTVANFLQYVDVGFYENTIFHRVIPGFMIQGGGLSARMEEKDTGIPVENEADNRLPNERGAVAMARTADPHSATAQFFINLADNSFLDHSAPTPDGWGYCVFGKVVEGMDVVDKIAKVKTKNQGIHENVPVDMVLITGASRFE; from the coding sequence ATGGCAGATAATCTTACAGTGTTGCTTGAAACTTCATCAGGGGATGTTTTATTGGAACTTTACCCGGACAAGACGCCGAAAACTGTTGCTAATTTTTTACAGTATGTTGATGTGGGTTTTTATGAAAATACCATTTTTCATCGCGTTATTCCAGGTTTTATGATTCAGGGCGGCGGTCTTTCAGCGCGTATGGAGGAAAAAGACACCGGAATCCCGGTGGAGAATGAAGCCGACAACAGGCTGCCCAACGAGCGCGGCGCCGTGGCTATGGCCCGCACTGCTGATCCGCACAGCGCGACGGCGCAGTTTTTTATCAATCTGGCGGACAACAGCTTTCTGGATCATAGCGCGCCAACGCCTGACGGGTGGGGGTATTGTGTCTTCGGCAAAGTTGTTGAAGGGATGGATGTTGTGGATAAGATAGCGAAGGTGAAGACAAAAAATCAGGGAATACACGAAAACGTGCCTGTTGATATGGTATTGATAACCGGCGCAAGCCGTTTTGAGTAA
- a CDS encoding acetate kinase has translation MKVLIINAGSSSCKYQLLEMDTRTVLCSGLVERIGCSTGCLTHKNFSGDRQEQIVREHAFPTHVKGMEEAIALLTDSKVGGVKDKSEIVAIGHRVLHGGEFITDTVLVDAHVKDIIREHFVLGPLHNPANLMGIEVAEKLFPGIPNVAVFDTEFGMGMPEEAFMYALPYQLYEDLKIRRYGFHGTSHKYIAHKTAEYLGKPLKELRSVTMHLGNGSSMTCVKDGKCFDTSMGLTPLEGLVMGTRCGSVDPAIVPFVMEKKGLSPAEADRLMNKESGLLGLCGYTDMRDVHSQIAAGNKRAELALKILVRSVKKMLGAYVALLEGKVDAMVFTAGIGENDNITRAKVCYGLEYLGVKLDEAENNTRKAGARAISTPDSKIPVLIIPTNEELQIAMATVEIIARK, from the coding sequence GAACGCATCGGCTGCTCGACAGGATGCCTCACCCATAAAAATTTTTCAGGCGACAGGCAAGAGCAAATTGTACGCGAACATGCTTTCCCGACGCATGTCAAAGGCATGGAAGAAGCCATAGCCCTGCTGACGGATTCAAAAGTCGGCGGCGTCAAAGACAAAAGCGAAATTGTGGCGATAGGTCACCGTGTGCTGCACGGCGGAGAATTCATCACGGATACCGTACTGGTTGATGCCCACGTCAAGGATATTATCCGTGAGCATTTTGTGCTTGGGCCGCTGCACAATCCGGCAAACCTCATGGGTATTGAAGTTGCGGAAAAACTTTTCCCGGGCATTCCCAACGTGGCGGTATTTGATACGGAGTTCGGCATGGGCATGCCTGAAGAAGCCTTTATGTATGCCTTGCCGTATCAACTGTATGAGGATTTGAAAATTCGCCGTTATGGCTTCCATGGCACATCACACAAATATATTGCCCATAAGACCGCTGAATATCTTGGCAAACCGCTCAAAGAACTGCGTTCTGTCACCATGCATCTGGGCAACGGCTCCTCCATGACTTGCGTTAAAGACGGTAAATGCTTTGACACCAGTATGGGGCTGACCCCCTTGGAAGGCCTTGTTATGGGCACGCGTTGCGGGAGCGTCGATCCCGCCATTGTTCCCTTTGTCATGGAAAAAAAAGGCCTTTCCCCTGCTGAAGCTGACAGATTGATGAACAAAGAATCCGGTCTGCTTGGCCTTTGCGGCTACACAGACATGCGCGATGTGCACAGCCAGATTGCGGCAGGCAACAAGCGTGCGGAGCTGGCGCTTAAAATACTCGTGCGCAGCGTTAAAAAAATGCTTGGCGCATACGTGGCTCTGCTGGAAGGCAAAGTTGACGCCATGGTCTTTACTGCCGGCATCGGTGAAAATGACAACATCACACGTGCAAAAGTGTGCTATGGGCTTGAGTATTTAGGCGTCAAACTGGACGAAGCGGAAAATAACACGCGCAAAGCCGGAGCACGCGCCATCTCCACACCCGACAGCAAAATACCTGTGCTGATTATCCCCACAAATGAAGAACTGCAAATCGCCATGGCGACTGTGGAAATAATAGCACGAAAATAG